A DNA window from Shewanella baltica contains the following coding sequences:
- a CDS encoding TIGR00645 family protein — protein sequence MEQIFEKLMYASRWIMAPIYLGLSLVLIGLGIKFFQEIFHILPIIFEITEVDLVLVTLSLIDITLVGGLIVMVMFSGYENFVSQLDVGEDSEKLSWLGKLDSGSLKNKVAASIVAISSIHLLKIFMDVKNIDNDKIMWYLLIHITFVLSAFAMGYLDKMTRAGK from the coding sequence ATGGAACAAATATTTGAAAAATTGATGTATGCATCTCGCTGGATTATGGCGCCGATTTACTTGGGACTAAGCCTAGTCCTAATCGGTTTAGGCATTAAATTCTTCCAAGAGATCTTCCATATTCTACCGATTATTTTTGAGATAACCGAAGTCGATCTGGTGCTGGTCACCCTATCGCTGATTGATATAACCCTAGTGGGTGGCCTTATCGTGATGGTGATGTTTTCTGGCTATGAAAACTTCGTGTCACAATTAGATGTGGGCGAAGACAGTGAGAAGCTCAGTTGGCTCGGTAAGTTAGATTCTGGCTCATTAAAAAACAAAGTCGCCGCTTCTATTGTGGCGATTTCATCCATTCATCTGCTGAAAATCTTTATGGATGTGAAGAATATCGATAACGATAAAATCATGTGGTACCTATTAATCCACATCACCTTTGTGTTGTCAGCCTTTGCCATGGGCTATTTAGACAAAATGACCCGCGCTGGTAAGTAG
- a CDS encoding IS110-like element ISSba19 family transposase, whose protein sequence is MKITTIGLDIAKSVFHAVGVDKAGKLIKKKMLRRKDLLSFLAQIEPCLIVMEACGGANYWAREFELLGHNVKLIAPQFVVPFRQGNKNDYNDALAIAEAAQRPNMRFVKPKSVEQQDVQLLHRMRERLTKQSTALINQVRGMLAEYGIVITKSKSAFKVQFPDILADETNALTTKGRAIFYQLYEEFSDIEKRLKGCDVQVLTETKNNVICQRLETIPGIGPVTATAFYAAAGDGKDFSNGRHFSAWCGLVPKQHSSGGKDNLLGISKRGNAYLRTLFIHGARAVLQHSCHKQDKFSCWAIQLAERRGFNRACVAVANKLARMAWVIAAHDEEYRLPV, encoded by the coding sequence ATGAAGATTACTACAATTGGTTTAGATATCGCAAAGTCTGTTTTTCATGCTGTTGGTGTCGATAAAGCAGGCAAGTTAATCAAAAAGAAAATGCTTAGACGCAAGGACTTACTTTCCTTTCTTGCTCAAATTGAGCCGTGTCTGATTGTGATGGAAGCCTGTGGTGGAGCAAATTACTGGGCCAGAGAATTTGAGCTGTTGGGCCATAACGTCAAGCTAATCGCACCTCAATTTGTGGTGCCTTTTCGGCAAGGTAATAAAAATGACTACAACGATGCGCTAGCCATCGCTGAAGCTGCGCAGCGACCCAACATGCGGTTTGTAAAACCCAAAAGCGTTGAGCAGCAAGATGTGCAACTGCTCCACCGCATGCGCGAACGATTAACTAAACAATCAACCGCCTTAATCAATCAAGTCAGAGGGATGTTAGCGGAATACGGCATTGTGATAACCAAAAGTAAATCGGCTTTTAAAGTACAGTTTCCAGATATTTTAGCGGATGAAACCAATGCGCTGACTACCAAAGGTCGGGCCATTTTTTATCAGTTATATGAAGAGTTTAGTGATATAGAAAAACGGCTTAAGGGTTGTGACGTTCAAGTGCTCACTGAAACTAAGAACAATGTGATTTGCCAGCGTTTAGAAACTATCCCAGGTATTGGTCCAGTCACCGCTACCGCCTTTTATGCCGCCGCAGGTGATGGTAAAGATTTCAGTAATGGTAGACACTTTTCAGCTTGGTGTGGCTTGGTTCCCAAGCAACACAGCAGTGGAGGTAAAGATAACCTCCTTGGAATAAGCAAGCGGGGAAATGCTTACTTACGTACCCTGTTCATCCACGGCGCCAGAGCTGTGTTACAGCACAGTTGTCATAAACAGGATAAATTTAGTTGCTGGGCAATCCAGTTAGCAGAACGCCGAGGTTTTAACCGAGCCTGTGTAGCCGTCGCCAATAAACTCGCGAGAATGGCATGGGTTATCGCGGCGCATGACGAAGAATATCGACTTCCAGTATAG
- a CDS encoding nuclease-related domain-containing protein, which yields MILKTKSLQNTQTPQAIAGQKQEQDVAFYLRRAFKDHPQVLVINDFRFTFNDETAQIDHLIIYTYGFVLIESKSIKGHVEVNQQGEWTRSHGSKWFGMPSPIKQVELQQALLKEMLKQHRREILGKLLGIRQQSFGMRCWGHVCAVSSDAVINRDTMPTAISELLVKTEFLVDKLDKIMNLKSKFMRIINVSDTRPDFNQQELNSIANFLIDQHIDPHKSTSEITLAQTQQINEPVAHFEVNKAVEVITQPITQSATHSILSCKHCGESTNYTPMYGKFGYYIKCNQCTKNTPMKQACPQCQSKNIKIQKRSQSYTLTCQDCSHSSQVI from the coding sequence ATGATTCTAAAAACCAAATCACTTCAAAATACCCAAACACCACAGGCTATCGCGGGTCAAAAACAAGAACAGGATGTTGCCTTCTATTTACGCCGCGCCTTCAAAGATCATCCACAAGTGTTGGTCATCAATGATTTTCGATTCACCTTTAATGACGAAACCGCGCAAATTGATCACTTAATTATCTACACCTACGGTTTTGTGCTAATTGAATCCAAGAGCATAAAAGGCCATGTGGAAGTCAATCAACAGGGTGAGTGGACGCGCAGTCACGGAAGTAAATGGTTTGGTATGCCGTCTCCTATCAAGCAAGTTGAACTACAACAAGCACTGCTTAAAGAAATGCTAAAGCAGCATAGAAGAGAAATTCTAGGAAAATTACTTGGTATAAGACAACAAAGTTTTGGCATGCGTTGCTGGGGCCATGTGTGCGCAGTATCAAGCGATGCGGTAATCAACAGAGATACTATGCCAACGGCCATTTCTGAGTTGTTAGTTAAAACAGAGTTTTTAGTCGATAAACTTGATAAGATCATGAATCTAAAAAGTAAGTTCATGCGCATTATAAATGTAAGCGACACCCGCCCCGACTTTAATCAACAAGAACTCAATTCCATTGCCAATTTCTTAATCGATCAACATATAGACCCACATAAATCAACGAGTGAAATAACGCTCGCGCAAACACAACAAATCAATGAGCCTGTTGCACACTTTGAAGTTAACAAAGCAGTTGAAGTCATAACCCAACCAATAACTCAATCTGCCACACACAGCATTCTTAGCTGTAAACATTGTGGAGAATCAACAAACTACACCCCAATGTACGGTAAGTTTGGTTACTACATCAAATGCAACCAATGCACTAAAAACACGCCAATGAAACAAGCCTGCCCACAGTGCCAAAGCAAAAATATCAAAATACAAAAACGCAGCCAGAGCTATACCCTCACCTGCCAAGATTGCAGTCATAGCTCACAGGTGATTTAA
- a CDS encoding class 1 fructose-bisphosphatase, translated as MQTLAQHLTSQAVNDSLSHLILTLADTSKAISHAVRHGALAGVLGATEQENVQGETQKKLDIITNDMLKDALKADGTVRGLASEEEDHVVEVSQNGQYLVCFDPLDGSSNIDINSLVGTIFSILPAPAGELTETSFLQSGRAQLAAGYVLYGPSTMLALTTGQGVQLFTLHPETNEFLLTNAAMSISPDTQEFAINMSNQRFWEAPMQTYVADLLLGKIGPREKSFNMRWIAAMVGDVHRVLSRGGIFTYPTDNKDPKKPYKLRLMYEANPMAFLVEQAGGKASTGYETILDITPTHIHQRVAVILGSSNEVDACLSYHGIDYSEEPNIE; from the coding sequence ATGCAGACTCTGGCCCAGCACCTGACCTCACAGGCAGTGAACGACTCCCTTTCCCACCTGATTTTAACCTTAGCCGACACCTCAAAAGCCATTAGCCATGCCGTTCGCCACGGTGCGCTTGCAGGCGTGTTAGGCGCGACTGAGCAAGAAAACGTCCAAGGTGAAACCCAGAAAAAACTGGATATCATCACCAACGACATGCTCAAAGATGCATTAAAAGCTGACGGTACAGTGCGCGGTTTAGCGTCGGAAGAAGAAGATCATGTGGTTGAAGTCAGCCAAAATGGTCAATATCTGGTGTGTTTCGATCCGCTAGATGGCTCATCTAATATTGATATCAACTCGTTAGTCGGCACGATTTTCTCTATCCTGCCCGCCCCTGCTGGCGAGTTGACTGAAACCAGCTTTTTACAATCTGGCCGTGCGCAATTAGCCGCAGGTTATGTACTTTATGGTCCATCGACCATGCTGGCATTAACCACTGGCCAAGGCGTGCAACTGTTTACTTTGCACCCAGAAACCAATGAGTTTTTACTGACTAACGCCGCCATGAGCATTAGCCCAGATACCCAAGAGTTTGCCATTAACATGTCGAACCAACGTTTTTGGGAAGCCCCAATGCAAACCTATGTTGCCGATTTACTACTCGGTAAAATTGGCCCACGCGAAAAATCATTCAACATGCGCTGGATTGCGGCCATGGTCGGCGACGTACACCGCGTGCTATCGCGTGGCGGTATTTTCACCTACCCAACCGACAATAAAGATCCTAAAAAACCGTACAAACTGCGCTTGATGTACGAAGCCAATCCAATGGCTTTCTTAGTCGAGCAAGCTGGCGGTAAAGCCTCAACGGGTTACGAAACTATTTTAGACATTACTCCAACGCATATTCACCAACGTGTTGCCGTCATCCTAGGCAGCAGCAATGAAGTCGACGCTTGCCTGAGCTATCACGGTATTGATTACAGTGAAGAACCAAATATAGAGTAA
- a CDS encoding S9 family peptidase, with translation MIKNKLTWFPAGSLKVRAVPLLIASQIAMISTAMISATTPALAMEGGKQPLTIERMNASPALAGTSPRGLKLSPDGLRVTYLAGRKDNQSFYDLWQMDVKTGESSLLLNADKLATNELSDEEKARRERQRIYGEGIMEYFWADDSQALLIPAAGNLYYFSLADKSVTQLPIGEGFATDARLSPKGNFVSFVRDQNLYVLDLASKKLEAMTTDGGGAIKNAMAEFVAQEEMDRMTGYWWAPDESAIAFTRIDESAVEQVTRNEIYADGIKLTEQRYPYAGKNNVDIALAVVTLKDKAINWVTLSDDKNKDIYLPRVDWLPGSKHLSFQWQSRDQHQLDLQLVALDALTKPKTLVKERSDAWVNLNNDLHFLKQQSAFIWASERDGFNHLYLFDLKGKLKTQLTKGEWAVDELEYIDETAGWVYFTGRKDTPIEKQLYRVPLAGGKVERVSKQAGMHNPVFADNQSVYLDYFNSLSQPPQISLHGDKGQQLAWVEQNAVKQGHPLYDYAGLWQIPEFGELKAEDGQVLQTRLFKPVPFDASKKYPVVVRVYGGPHAQLVTNSWSEQDYFTQYLVQQGYVVFQLDNRGSAHRGTRFEQVIYRHLGEAEVNDQKVGVEYLRSLAFVDADNVAIYGHSYGGYMALMSLFKAPDYFKAAISGAPVTDWRLYDTHYTERYLGHPEGNEKGYEASSVFPYVKNYQAGLLMYHGMADDNVLFENSTRVYKALQDEGKLFQMIDYPGSKHSMRGEKVRNHLYRSLADFLDRQLKSAK, from the coding sequence ATGATTAAAAATAAGTTAACTTGGTTCCCTGCGGGCTCGCTTAAGGTGCGCGCCGTTCCCTTACTGATAGCGAGCCAAATTGCCATGATTTCGACAGCTATGATTTCAGCAACGACCCCTGCTTTGGCAATGGAAGGTGGCAAACAGCCACTGACGATTGAGCGAATGAATGCCTCGCCTGCCTTAGCGGGCACCAGTCCCCGTGGTTTGAAATTGTCCCCCGATGGCCTGCGGGTTACCTATCTTGCTGGCCGTAAAGATAATCAAAGTTTTTATGATCTCTGGCAGATGGATGTCAAAACCGGTGAGTCGAGCCTGCTATTAAATGCCGATAAACTCGCGACCAATGAATTATCCGATGAAGAAAAAGCCCGCCGCGAGCGCCAACGTATTTATGGCGAAGGCATTATGGAGTACTTCTGGGCCGATGATAGCCAAGCGCTATTAATCCCCGCTGCTGGGAATCTGTATTACTTCTCCCTTGCCGACAAGAGCGTGACTCAATTGCCGATTGGTGAAGGGTTCGCTACAGATGCACGTCTATCGCCTAAGGGCAATTTTGTATCTTTCGTGCGGGATCAAAATCTGTATGTGTTAGATCTGGCGAGCAAAAAACTTGAGGCTATGACCACAGATGGCGGCGGGGCGATTAAAAATGCCATGGCCGAGTTTGTCGCTCAAGAAGAAATGGATCGCATGACTGGCTACTGGTGGGCGCCCGATGAATCGGCCATCGCCTTTACCCGTATCGATGAATCTGCGGTCGAGCAAGTGACCCGTAACGAGATCTATGCCGATGGTATAAAGCTTACTGAGCAGCGTTATCCCTATGCCGGCAAAAACAACGTCGACATCGCATTAGCTGTGGTCACGCTAAAAGATAAGGCGATTAATTGGGTAACCTTAAGTGATGATAAAAATAAGGATATTTACCTGCCGCGGGTCGATTGGTTGCCGGGTAGCAAACACCTGTCGTTTCAGTGGCAGAGCCGCGATCAGCACCAGCTCGATTTACAGTTAGTGGCGTTAGATGCGCTGACTAAACCAAAAACCTTAGTGAAAGAACGCAGCGATGCTTGGGTAAACCTTAATAACGATCTGCATTTCTTAAAGCAACAGTCGGCCTTTATTTGGGCGTCTGAGCGTGATGGTTTTAATCATCTGTATCTGTTTGACCTAAAAGGCAAACTCAAAACGCAATTGACTAAGGGCGAGTGGGCTGTCGATGAGTTGGAATACATAGATGAAACCGCAGGCTGGGTGTATTTCACCGGCCGTAAAGACACGCCAATTGAAAAACAGCTTTATCGCGTGCCTTTAGCGGGCGGCAAGGTTGAGCGCGTGAGCAAGCAAGCGGGGATGCACAATCCTGTTTTCGCCGATAATCAGAGCGTATATCTGGATTATTTCAATAGCTTATCTCAGCCACCGCAAATCAGTTTACACGGTGACAAGGGCCAGCAACTGGCTTGGGTCGAGCAAAATGCGGTCAAGCAAGGTCATCCTTTATATGACTATGCGGGGCTGTGGCAAATCCCTGAATTTGGTGAACTGAAAGCCGAAGATGGCCAAGTGCTGCAAACCCGTTTATTCAAACCCGTTCCCTTCGATGCAAGCAAGAAATACCCTGTCGTAGTGCGGGTTTATGGTGGGCCGCACGCCCAGTTAGTGACTAATAGTTGGAGCGAGCAGGACTACTTTACCCAGTATCTGGTGCAACAAGGGTATGTGGTATTCCAATTAGATAACCGCGGCAGCGCCCACAGAGGCACTCGGTTTGAGCAGGTGATTTACCGTCACTTGGGCGAAGCTGAAGTGAATGATCAAAAAGTGGGGGTGGAGTATCTGCGTAGCTTAGCCTTTGTCGATGCCGATAATGTGGCGATTTACGGCCACAGCTACGGCGGTTATATGGCTTTGATGAGTTTATTTAAGGCGCCAGATTACTTTAAAGCCGCGATTTCGGGCGCACCTGTGACCGACTGGCGCTTGTATGACACCCATTATACTGAGCGTTATTTAGGTCATCCCGAAGGTAATGAAAAGGGTTATGAAGCCAGTAGCGTGTTCCCTTACGTGAAAAACTATCAAGCGGGTCTATTGATGTATCACGGCATGGCTGACGATAACGTCTTGTTTGAAAACAGCACTCGGGTTTATAAAGCGCTGCAGGATGAAGGTAAATTATTCCAGATGATCGATTATCCGGGATCTAAACATTCGATGCGTGGCGAGAAAGTGCGTAATCACTTATACCGCTCATTAGCGGATTTCCTCGATAGACAGCTGAAAAGCGCTAAGTAG
- the arcA gene encoding two-component system response regulator ArcA, which yields MQNPHILIVEDEAVTRNTLRSIFEAEGYVVTEANDGAEMHKAMQENKINLVVMDINLPGKNGLLLARELREINNIGLIFLTGRDNEVDKILGLEIGADDYITKPFNPRELTIRARNLLTRVNSAGAEVEEKSSVEYYRFNDWSLEINSRSLVSPQGESYKLPRSEFRAMLHFVENPGKILTRADLLMKMTGRELKPHDRTVDVTIRRIRKHFESLPDTPEIIATIHGEGYRFCGNLEG from the coding sequence ATGCAAAATCCGCACATTCTGATCGTTGAAGATGAAGCCGTTACCCGTAACACGCTGAGAAGTATTTTCGAGGCAGAAGGGTATGTGGTAACTGAGGCCAATGATGGCGCAGAAATGCATAAGGCTATGCAGGAAAACAAAATTAACTTGGTCGTTATGGACATTAACTTGCCAGGCAAGAATGGCCTGTTGTTGGCACGTGAACTACGTGAAATCAACAACATCGGTCTGATCTTCCTGACAGGTCGTGACAACGAAGTCGACAAAATCCTTGGACTTGAAATTGGCGCGGACGATTATATTACCAAGCCGTTCAACCCACGTGAATTGACGATTCGTGCTCGTAACCTTCTGACTCGCGTCAACAGCGCTGGTGCCGAAGTCGAAGAAAAGAGCTCAGTAGAATACTATCGCTTCAACGATTGGAGCTTAGAGATCAACAGCCGTTCATTAGTGAGCCCACAGGGTGAATCTTACAAACTGCCACGTAGCGAATTCCGCGCTATGCTGCACTTTGTTGAAAACCCAGGCAAAATTTTGACTCGTGCTGATCTACTGATGAAAATGACTGGCCGTGAACTTAAGCCACACGATCGTACTGTAGACGTGACTATCCGTCGTATCCGCAAGCATTTCGAAAGCTTGCCAGATACGCCAGAAATCATCGCGACTATTCACGGTGAAGGCTATCGCTTTTGCGGTAACTTAGAAGGCTAA
- a CDS encoding DUF3293 domain-containing protein encodes MDNTTQDLWQCYQAPLFLLTQALSCDFSFAVITAHNPASKLLSPSQNRLLDRQLLREIELLGSPYRALVGAAPDLSHMEKSWAVFIDRTMALQLGKKFNQYAIYVVEQGDVSLVPCTLAGHDEVCLGKFSDYVQLVYELPDLST; translated from the coding sequence ATGGACAATACGACTCAAGATTTGTGGCAATGTTACCAAGCGCCGTTATTTTTGCTGACTCAAGCATTATCCTGTGATTTTTCCTTTGCTGTTATTACCGCTCATAATCCCGCTTCAAAGCTGCTTTCTCCCAGTCAAAACCGTTTACTCGATCGCCAACTTCTCCGTGAAATTGAATTACTCGGCAGTCCCTATCGTGCTTTAGTGGGCGCGGCGCCGGATTTATCCCACATGGAAAAAAGCTGGGCCGTGTTTATCGATAGAACGATGGCGCTGCAATTGGGGAAGAAATTTAATCAATACGCGATTTATGTGGTCGAACAAGGGGATGTGAGCTTAGTGCCTTGCACCTTGGCCGGACATGATGAAGTGTGTTTAGGCAAATTTAGTGATTATGTGCAGCTGGTATACGAGTTACCCGATTTAAGCACTTAG
- the lysC gene encoding lysine-sensitive aspartokinase 3 has translation MSLVVAKFGGTSVADYNAMNRCADIVLANPHCRLVVVSASSGVTNLLVELTQESINDDGRLQRLKQIAQIQYAILDKLGRPNDVAAALDKLLSRMSVLSDALASQRSKATMDELLSLGEQCSSALFSAVIREKGVNSSAFDVRRVLRTDSHFGRAEPQVEQIATLARDYLQPLLAEQVIVTQGFIGADEAGQTTTLGRGGSDYSAALLAEALRASAVEIWTDVAGIYTTDPRLAPNAFPIAEISFNEAAEMATFGAKVLHPATILPAVRQQIQVFVGSSKEPEKGGTWIRHQVEDAPVFRAVALRRDQTLLNLHSLQMLHAQGFLAETFATLARHKISVDLITTSEVNVSLTLDKTGSDSSGQGLLSEALLQELSQHCRVRVEDGLALVAIIGNRIATTPGICRRVFEVLEPHNVRMICQGASPHNLCVLVAESEAAQVVKSLHQNLFEGA, from the coding sequence ATGTCCCTCGTTGTCGCAAAATTTGGTGGCACCTCAGTCGCCGACTATAACGCTATGAATCGCTGTGCCGACATAGTGTTAGCTAATCCTCATTGTCGTTTAGTCGTGGTCAGCGCATCGAGTGGCGTGACCAATCTGTTAGTTGAATTGACGCAAGAATCCATCAACGACGATGGTCGATTACAGCGATTAAAACAAATTGCCCAAATTCAATATGCGATTTTAGATAAGCTCGGTCGTCCTAACGATGTGGCCGCCGCATTAGATAAATTATTGAGTCGCATGTCAGTATTGAGTGACGCGCTCGCATCACAACGCAGCAAAGCGACCATGGATGAGTTGTTGTCCCTCGGTGAGCAATGTTCTTCGGCGTTGTTTTCAGCAGTCATCCGCGAGAAAGGTGTTAACTCTAGTGCCTTCGATGTGCGTCGAGTATTACGTACCGACAGCCATTTTGGCCGCGCGGAACCCCAGGTTGAGCAGATTGCGACTTTAGCTCGTGATTATCTACAGCCACTGTTAGCGGAACAAGTGATTGTCACACAAGGCTTTATCGGTGCCGATGAAGCAGGTCAAACGACCACATTAGGCCGCGGTGGTAGTGATTATTCTGCAGCCCTGTTAGCCGAAGCGTTACGCGCCTCAGCGGTCGAGATTTGGACCGATGTAGCGGGGATTTATACAACCGATCCGCGTCTTGCGCCCAATGCTTTTCCGATTGCCGAGATCAGCTTTAATGAAGCCGCCGAGATGGCGACCTTTGGTGCCAAGGTATTGCATCCTGCGACCATTCTTCCTGCTGTTCGTCAACAAATTCAAGTGTTTGTTGGTTCAAGTAAAGAGCCTGAAAAGGGCGGGACTTGGATCCGTCATCAAGTGGAAGATGCGCCCGTATTCCGCGCTGTGGCTTTGCGCCGCGATCAAACCCTGTTAAATCTTCACAGCTTGCAAATGTTGCATGCGCAGGGCTTTTTAGCGGAAACCTTTGCGACATTGGCGCGACATAAGATCAGTGTGGATTTAATTACCACCTCAGAAGTGAACGTGTCTCTAACCCTCGATAAAACCGGTTCAGATTCTAGCGGTCAAGGTCTGTTGAGTGAGGCATTGTTGCAAGAATTATCACAGCATTGCCGGGTGCGCGTCGAAGATGGATTAGCCTTAGTGGCGATTATCGGTAACCGCATTGCGACCACGCCGGGTATTTGTCGCCGTGTGTTTGAAGTGTTAGAACCACACAATGTGCGGATGATTTGCCAAGGCGCCAGCCCACATAATCTGTGTGTGTTAGTGGCAGAATCGGAAGCGGCACAAGTGGTGAAATCGCTGCATCAAAATCTGTTCGAAGGCGCTTAA
- a CDS encoding succinylglutamate desuccinylase/aspartoacylase family protein has product MLPTTSSLQIGELAAGQALTLPIYHFKPSDDKATGPKVYIQANVHGAEVQGNAVIYQLMKQLELCDIRGEITLVPLANPLGINQKSGEFTLGRFDPITGANWNREYLNHAIDLPTWYSEHAKLSDNELIQAYRSTLVEACQQKLRHEWGITTGHRLAVNLQIMAHSADIVLDLHTGPKSCKHLYCPEYDLAAAQFLSIPYTLVIPNTFGGAMDEAAFCPWWQLSDFAKAQGRDLAVAVSALTLELASQERVCLEDALVDAQGILAYLSHRGVIAETVAPAKMQRFGCYLKDYKKYHAPSSGLVEYRAPVGEPLAAGQPLVNLLRMDLYGTADELKTVRLPQDCVPILHFASASVHQGTELYKVMTHVFELPTT; this is encoded by the coding sequence ATGCTGCCGACAACATCGTCTCTGCAAATTGGCGAGCTTGCCGCAGGGCAAGCGCTTACCTTGCCTATTTACCATTTTAAGCCGAGCGACGATAAGGCGACTGGCCCCAAAGTGTATATTCAGGCCAATGTCCACGGCGCTGAAGTGCAAGGTAATGCGGTGATTTATCAGTTGATGAAGCAGCTTGAACTCTGTGACATCCGCGGTGAAATCACCTTAGTGCCATTGGCGAATCCACTCGGGATCAACCAAAAAAGTGGTGAGTTTACCCTCGGCCGATTTGACCCTATTACAGGCGCGAATTGGAATCGTGAGTATTTGAATCATGCAATCGATTTGCCGACTTGGTATAGCGAACATGCCAAGCTCAGTGATAACGAGCTGATCCAAGCTTATCGCAGTACTTTGGTTGAAGCCTGTCAGCAAAAGTTGCGGCATGAGTGGGGCATTACTACTGGCCATAGACTCGCGGTTAATCTGCAGATTATGGCCCACAGCGCGGATATAGTGCTCGATCTGCACACAGGTCCTAAGTCTTGTAAGCACTTGTATTGTCCTGAATATGACTTAGCTGCTGCGCAGTTTTTGTCGATCCCTTATACGCTTGTTATCCCCAACACCTTTGGTGGTGCCATGGATGAGGCGGCGTTTTGTCCTTGGTGGCAATTAAGTGATTTTGCAAAAGCGCAGGGGCGAGATTTAGCCGTTGCTGTGTCAGCGTTAACCTTAGAATTGGCGAGCCAAGAGCGCGTCTGTCTTGAGGATGCGTTGGTTGATGCCCAAGGGATTTTGGCGTATTTAAGTCACCGCGGCGTGATCGCTGAAACCGTTGCGCCCGCTAAAATGCAGCGCTTTGGTTGTTACCTTAAGGACTATAAAAAGTATCACGCGCCAAGTTCAGGGTTAGTGGAGTACCGCGCGCCAGTGGGTGAACCACTGGCTGCGGGACAGCCCTTAGTCAATTTACTGCGTATGGATTTATACGGTACGGCAGATGAGCTAAAGACGGTCCGTTTGCCGCAGGACTGCGTGCCGATTTTGCACTTTGCTTCGGCGTCTGTGCACCAAGGAACAGAGCTTTATAAAGTCATGACTCATGTGTTTGAGTTGCCGACGACATAA
- a CDS encoding zinc transporter ZntB yields the protein MHEGFIYSLVLSGAQAGSTLSLEQIEKWNPQDGLLWLHLRYRNKKARHWILNSGLPKVESDALLAQDTRPRAVIAGEGILLALRGVNLNPNSAPEDMVAVRIYADKQRIISTCDRELQSVKDVAELILEGNGPATTGDFIVAVCERLTNRKVEFIDKLEEQLSDLEELVVSGNVKDLRTDIAELRRQTVAIRRYLAPQREAFSKMISEQVSLFNDSERLKLRETNDKLIRTIEDLDALRDRANVTQEELLSQQSEQLNKRLYFLSLVSAIFLPLGFLTGLLGVNIGGIPGADNTWAFATFCGILISLVALQMALFYRFKWL from the coding sequence ATGCACGAAGGATTTATCTACAGCTTAGTGCTGAGTGGCGCCCAAGCGGGTTCTACCTTAAGCCTAGAGCAAATTGAAAAATGGAACCCGCAGGATGGCCTACTCTGGTTGCATCTTCGCTATCGCAATAAAAAGGCGCGCCACTGGATACTCAATAGCGGCCTGCCGAAGGTCGAGAGTGATGCCCTACTCGCCCAAGATACTCGCCCCCGCGCCGTTATCGCCGGCGAAGGCATATTGCTCGCGTTACGCGGCGTCAACCTCAACCCCAATTCGGCTCCCGAAGACATGGTGGCCGTGCGTATTTATGCCGATAAACAGCGGATCATATCCACCTGCGATCGCGAGTTACAGTCGGTCAAAGATGTCGCCGAGTTGATCCTTGAGGGCAATGGGCCTGCAACTACGGGTGACTTTATCGTCGCTGTCTGCGAGCGACTCACTAACCGTAAAGTCGAGTTCATCGATAAGTTAGAAGAACAACTCTCTGATTTAGAAGAGCTCGTTGTCTCTGGCAATGTAAAAGACTTACGCACCGATATCGCCGAACTGCGCCGCCAAACTGTCGCCATTCGCCGTTATTTAGCGCCCCAGCGTGAAGCCTTTTCAAAAATGATTTCCGAGCAAGTTAGTCTGTTTAACGATTCGGAGCGACTTAAACTCAGGGAAACAAACGATAAGCTTATCCGCACCATTGAAGATCTCGATGCCCTGCGCGACAGGGCAAATGTGACTCAGGAAGAATTACTCAGCCAACAATCGGAACAGCTCAATAAACGCTTATATTTCTTATCCTTAGTGTCGGCAATTTTCTTACCATTAGGCTTTTTAACCGGCTTACTCGGGGTCAATATTGGCGGCATACCGGGCGCCGACAACACTTGGGCCTTCGCCACCTTCTGCGGCATATTAATCTCACTCGTCGCCCTACAGATGGCACTGTTTTATCGATTTAAGTGGTTATAG